A portion of the Musa acuminata AAA Group cultivar baxijiao chromosome BXJ1-1, Cavendish_Baxijiao_AAA, whole genome shotgun sequence genome contains these proteins:
- the LOC103992013 gene encoding chromatin modification-related protein EAF1 B isoform X5, giving the protein MHGLSPGLSLPVNAEIKPMGGVVDCGLGVDSKTSPRRAAIEKAQADLQQEFGIREERKKELEFLEKGGNPLDFKFIHAASISVQSTSLTDQVAEPYVTSEAKGSFTLAASPHGESVESSGRPGGSVGREPNIGDNLLLLNRENNKLHGEKNAKHRSKRGSISHLEQSSHVDGCHNAKDTEDSVIFRLGAKSQAYARRNRSRTGRDCTNLGLTDSGSRHGNRASITSSYTPSPRGTKGSLLELQAQNHAASSISNPKAANPDGAVVPEALAPDDQVDMQLDMMQHNDTCPDTVMDGSPQGVEEVKITENLQGSDSYNQHSSLAEKATNGTSSQLCDIIRKDDFLSVDLISAPLEANKSKEVTCGAENDNGCGVTDKSITSLDEDDLCHKISVADNINQNLDVDITENFFCANGTCDIHENTDGGQSLMPRTTDGSSGGDLKQTSEATTSVPDNRSLKEELTNADDPTNPNDASRFQLNFSNSVVQLKDDGCDSRTEAQIEVLPVTNSEPVKLNGEISCEPEKKIDNNLADSNCIKTSLLLSSTSGSQEAVLIKRSSTSTSEIQTSTAGHKKAHEDAILKEARLIEARFKSAGELSSDSKYFEKQQKCHWDFVLEEMTWMANDFMQERLWKTAAASQVSRLIASCGRGKFDQLNILRVQRNVARSLAKAVMHFWHAAEALRMGDTTPNAIHHECKLYRLSSSNFMVAEMERDQDRHTVLDYAVRMLKYNGSISSHSALAEAPTTPDRQNDVGILEITWEDQLSEESLFYTVPSGAMQAYRKSMESQWMHYKKYGTVHQDDCETSMCNSVAGGPQENVYEEDEGETGTYLLPGMFEAGSSSKLSQKKRKHMQQKSIATRLNEGGGDFSYEPYLESKSGNQPFILNGKRTSSTFSVGSFPTKRVRTATRQRGVSPYPSGVVGPLRAISKTDASSEDTSSFLDDQSSLHGGSMSRKNLGVETTVDFERQLPYDGNEISSKSKKKKKKPKHLGYKNSLNLAEPGLLVVPGKQGSIQGSSYEQRLQAEPMIQHEQKEHVKKRMESQNFDTNGGGVYAQHAAKKTKILKQMPEASPDALTPVTGLLPSPVASQMSNMSNSNKLIKIIATRDRARKKGLKMTAGQSGSGGPWTNFEDQALVVLVHDMGPNWELVSDAINNTLQFKCIFRKPKECKERHKFLMDKSAGDGADSAEDSGSSQPYPSSLPGIPKGSARQLFQRLQGPMEEDILKTHFEKIILLGQNLSACRHQTDIQEGKQMTPIHSSHVVALSLVCPNNLSGGILTPLDFCESVSSSTDVFPMAYQGTHTGSLPVPSHQGSMTSILSTSSVSTMLQGSPGMVLSSSLPSTSAPLNPSSRDSQRYGVPRPSSLPVDDPQRMQQYSQMLSGRTLQQSSMSLPGALPMGVDRGVRMLPVASSMGMMSGVNRGMPMTRPAFQGLSSPGMLNIVSTGNILSSGGNGVPNSVNVHPGSVSSPGNSMMRPRDPLQMLRPGQNPEEHKQMMMQEIQMQASQANGQSVPPFNGLGASFSNAVIPAPIQTFPVQQHQQSHQMLQQAHMLGNPHHHHIQGTNHSSPQQQAYAIRVAKERQLQQRLMPHQQHHISGQNAVSPIQNNSQIQPQSQPCSPVTPVSSSQGQQKQQSISRNPPPGMSNQIMKQRQRQQVQHHQPRQQQQQQQQQQQQQRQQSQQQVKLMKGLGRGNVLIHHNLSADTPQISGFSTTSKNQVSDKHMMQQGQGFFPGNPGLNPALHQPGSQTNIYPHPLPQSTKQISPISDTCNQGSAQSSPSHNMLTSQQAPIPSSVSLPKQHQQPQQRYMNQSQQSTQRIMLQQNRQMNSDGRAQSSTDQGPVNKTVPSASITQGSDSGTSAPAVSSPTLWNPEPIYDTDAPPPTAQMVRSAQENVVGSEALVPSSSQSLVPHQLPGVPLHGQDVGGQWQQQQQQQQQPQHQQEQQHSQHENQQTVQSNLYAQPSELGPG; this is encoded by the exons GGAGACCTGGTGGTTCTGTCGGTCGTGAGCCTAACATCGGAGACAATTTATTACTCTTGAATAGAGAAAACAACAAATTGCATGGAGAGAAAAATGCTAAACATAGAAGTAAAAGAGGTAGTATTTCTCATTTAGAACAATCTTCTCATGTTGATGGttgtcataatgcaaaagatacgGAGGACTCTGTTATTTTTCGTCTTGGAGCTAAAAGCCAGGCATATGCGCGGCGTAATAGATCAAGAACAGGTCGTGATTGTACCAATTTAGGTTTGACTGATTCCGGTTCTCGACATGGCAATAGAGCTTCCATTACGTCTTCCTACACACCTAGTCCTAGGGGTACAAAAGGGTCTTTATTAGAGTTACAAGCACAAAACCATGCTGCTTCTTCCATTTCAAACCCAAAGGCAGCAAATCCAGATGGTGCTGTTGTACCAGAGGCTTTAGCTCCTGATGATCAAGTGGATATGCAGCTAGACATGATGCAACACAATGACACATGTCCTGACACAGTAATGGATGGATCGCCCCAAGGGGTAGAAGAAGTTAAAATTACTGAAAATCTGCAGGGAAGTGACTCCTATAATCAACATTCATCTCTTGCTGAGAAAGCTACCAATGGTACCTCCTCTCAGTTGTGTGATATTATCAGGAAGGATGATTTTCTTTCAGTTGATTTAATTTCTGCCCCTCTTGAGGCTAACAAAAGTAAGGAAGTCACATGTGGTGCTGAAAATGACAATGGATGTGGTGTAACAGATAAATCAATAACCAGTTTGGATGAGGATGATCTGTGTCATAAAATTTCTGTTGCAGACAATATCAATCAAAACTTGGATGTGGATATCACAGAAAATTTTTTTTGTGCAAATGGCACTTGTGACATTCATGAAAATACAGATGGCGGTCAGTCTTTGATGCCGAGGACAACTGATGGTAGTTCAGGAGGAGACTTAAAACAGACATCTGAAGCGACCACATCTGTGCCAGATAACAGGTCTTTAAAAGAAGAGCTAACTAATGCCGATGACCCCACTAATCCTAATGATGCATCTAGGTTTCAATTAAACTTCAGCAACTCAGTTGTTCAGTTGAAAGATGATGGATGTGACAGCAGAACTGAGGCTCAAATTGAAGTTTTGCCTGTTACCAACTCTGAACCTGTGAAACTGAATGGTGAAATCAGTTGTGAGCcagaaaagaaaatcgataataatTTAGCTGATTCAAATTGCATCAAAACAAGCTTATTGTTGTCCTCAACTTCTGGCTCTCAAGAAGCTGTCCTGATAAAAAGGAGTTCTACATCTACCTCTGAGATTCAGACTTCCACTGCAGGTCACAAAAAGGCACATGAAGATGCTATATTGAAAGAGGCCAGATTAATAGAG GCACGGTTCAAAAGTGCTGGGGAGCTGTCTTCTGATAGTAAATATTTCGAGAAGCAACAAAAATGTCACTGGGATTTTGTGCTTGAGGAAATGACATGGATGGCAAATGATTTCATGCAG GAGAGATTGTGGAAGACTGCAGCTGCTTCACAAGTTTCTCGATTGATTGCTTCTTGTGGTCGAGGAAAATTTGACCAGCTAAACATATTGCGCGTGCAAAGAAACGTGGCTAGAAGTCTAGCCAAGGCAGTTATGCACTTCTGGCATGCAGCTGAGGCTCTCCGTATGGGCGACACTACACCTAATGCAATCCATCATGAATGCAAATTATATAGGCTCAGTTCATCAAATTTCATGGTGGCTGAAATGGAGAGAGACCAG GACCGTCATACTGTCTTGGACTATGCAGTTAGGATGCTGAAATATAATGGCAGCATATCAAGTCATTCTGCCTTGGCTGAAGCACCAACTACTCCTGATAGACAAAATGATGTGGGCATTTTGGAAATAACTTGGGAAGATCAACTTTCTGAA GAAAGTCTTTTCTATACAGTACCTTCTGGTGCGATGCAGGCATACAGAAAATCTATGGAGTCCCAGTGGATGCATTACAAG AAATATGGTACTGTGCATCAAGATGATTGTGAGACCTCTATGTGCAATTCTGTGGCAG GTGGACCTCAGGAAAATGTATATGAAGAGGATGAAGGTGAAACAGGCACCTATCTTCTGCCTGGAATGTTTGAAGCAGGCTCATCATCAAAACTTTCCCAGAAGAAGAGAAAACACATGCAACAAAAATCCATTGCCACAAGGCTTAATGAAGGTGGTGGTGACTTTTCTTATGAACCTTACTTGGAAAGCAAATCAGGAAATCAACCTTTTATATTAAATGGGAAAAGAACTTCAAGTACCTTTAGTGTTGGTTCATTTCCAACAAAACGTGTAAGAACAGCTACAAGGCAGCGGGGTGTCAGTCCTTATCCTTCTGGAGTTGTTGGGCCTCTACGAGCAATTAGTAAAACAGATGCTTCAAGTGAAGACACAAGTTCTTTCCTAGATGACCAGAGTTCATTGCATGGTGGATCTATGTCCAGGAAAAATTTGGGTGTTGAGACTACAGTAGACTTTGAGAGGCAATTGCCATATGATGGTAATGAAATATCCTCAAAatctaaaaagaagaagaagaagcctaaGCATTTAGGATATAAGAATTCACTAAACTTGGCTGAACCTGGTCTTTTAGTTGTTCCTGGAAAG CAGGGTTCAATCCAGGGGTCATCGTATGAGCAAAGGTTGCAAGCTGAACCCATGATTCAGCATGAGCAG AAGGAACATGTTAAAAAGAGAATGGAGTCTCAAAATTTTGATACAAATGGAGGTGGTG TTTATGCACAACATGCTGCTAAGAAGACCAAAATTTTGAAGCAAATGCCAGAGGCTTCCCCTGATGCACTTACTCCAGTGACTGGGTTGTTGCCTTCACCAGTTGCTTCCCAGATGAGTAATATGTCCAATTCGAATAAACTTATCAAAATCATTGCCACTCGGGATCGTGCACGAAAAAAGGGATTGAAG ATGACTGCTGGGCAATCTGGATCGGGAGGTCCATGGACAAATTTTGAGGATCAG GCACTTGTTGTCCTTGTTCATGATATGGGTCCAAACTGGGAGCTAGTTAGTGATGCAATCAACAATACCCTCCAGTTCAAG TGTATCTTCCGCAAACCCAAAGAATGCAAAGAGCGACACAAATTTTTGATGGACAAAAGTGCTGGTGATGGGGCTGACAGTGCAGAAGACTCTGGTTCATCTCAGCCATATCCATCCAGTCTACCTGGAATTCCAAAG GGAAGTGCACGACAGTTGTTTCAGCGTCTTCAGGGACCAATGGAAGAGGATATTCTGAAGACACATTTTGAGAAAATCATTTTGCTTGGACAAAATCTGTCTGCCTGTAGGCATCAG ACTGATATTCAGGAAGGGAAACAAATGACTCCAATTCATAGTTCCCATGTAGTTGCTCTTTCACTTGTATGCCCAAACAACTTGAGTGGAGGTATTCTAAC accacttgatttttgtgaatcGGTTTCTTCAAGCACAGATGTTTTTCCTATGGCATATCAGGGTACTCATACTGGTAGCTTACCAGTCCCAAGTCATCAAGGTTCTATGACTTCTATCCTTTCTACGTCAAGTGTTAGCACCATGTTACAAGGATCTCCTGGTATGGTCCTCAGTAGCAGCTTACCTTCAACCTCTGCTCCATTGAATCCCTCTTCTAG GGATTCCCAGAGGTACGGTGTGCCAAGACCATCTAGCTTACCTGTTGATGATCCACAAAGAATGCAGCAGTATAGCCAAATGCTTTCTGGAAGAACCCTTCAGCAATCTAGTATGTCATTACCTGGAGCTTTGCCAATGGGAGTTGATCGTGGTGTTCGAATGTTGCCTGTAGCTAGTAGTATGGGGATGATGTCTGGGGTGAACAGAGGAATGCCCATGACAAGGCCAGCATTTCAAGGATTAAGTTCCCCAGGCATGTTGAACATAGTTTCCACTGGAAATATTCTTTCGAGTGGTGGAAATGGGGTGCCAAATTCTGTGAATGTGCATCCAGGTTCTGTATCTAGCCCAGGAAACTCAATGATGCGGCCACGGGATCCTCTGCAGATGCTTCGG CCTGGTCAAAATCCAGAGGAACATAAGCAAATGATGATGCAAGAAATACAGATGCAAGCCTCACAAGCGAATGGGCAGTCTGTTCCACCTTTCAATGGTCTGGGTGCCTCCTTTTCCAATGCAGTGATTCCTGCACCAATTCAGACATTTCCAGTTCAACAACACCAACAATCTCATCAGATGCTGCAACAAGCACACATGCTTGGAAACCCTCACCATCATCACATACAAGGCACAAACCACTCGAGCCCTCAGCAGCAGGCATATGCCATCCGGGTTGCTAAAGAGAGGCAACTCCAACAACGGTTGATGCCTCATCAACAACACCATATCTCTGGACAAAATGCAGTGTCACCTATTCAAAATAATTCACAGATCCAACCGCAATCACAGCCATGTTCTCCTGTGACTCCAGTATCTTCTTCACAAGGTCAACAGAAGCAGCAAAGTATATCAAGGAACCCACCACCTGGAATGTCAAATCAGATTATGAAGCAAAGACAACGGCAACAGGTTCAACATCATCAGCcaagacagcagcagcagcagcaacaacaacaacaacagcagcaaaGGCAACAGTCTCAACAGCAAGTCAAACTTATGAAAGGATTAGGCAGGGGGAACGTGTTAATTCATCATAACTTATCAGCAGACACCCCTCAAATTAGTGGCTTTTCAACAACTTCTAAGAACCAAGTTTCTGATAAACATATGATGCAGCAGGGCCAAGGATTTTTTCCTGGTAATCCAGGTCTGAACCCAGCATTGCATCAACCTGGAAGTCAAACAAATATCTACCCTCATCCACTTCCACAGTCAACAAAGCAAATATCACCAATTTCTGATACCTGCAATCAAGGCTCTGCTCAAAGTTCACCCAGCCATAACATGTTAACTTCTCAGCAAGCTCCAATTCCTTCTTCAGTCTCTTTGCCTAAACAACATCAACAACCGCAGCAGCGTTATATGAATCAATCTCAACAAAGCACTCAAAGAATAATGCTTCAGCAAAATCGGCAGATGAACTCTGATGGTAGGGCGCAATCATCAACTGATCAGGGCCCAGTTAATAAGACAGTTCCGAGTGCATCAATTACTCAGGGTAGTGATTCAGGCACTAGTGCACCTGCGGTTTCATCTCCAACCCTGTGGAATCCAGAGCCAATATATGATACAGATGCACCGCCTCCAACGGCTCAAATGGTTAGGTCAGCACAGGAAAATGTAGTGGGGAGTGAAGCTTTAGTGCCTTCTTCCAGCCAGAGCTTAGTACCACATCAATTGCCAGGTGTGCCACTGCATGGTCAAGATGTTGGGGGGCAgtggcagcaacagcagcagcaacaacagcaacCTCAGCATCAGCAGGAGCAGCAACATTCTCAGCATGAGAATCAACAGACGGTTCAAAGCAATTTGTATGCACAACCTTCAGAGTTGGGACCAGGGTGA